TCGCGGGCGGCCCCCAGGCCGCCGCCGCGACGCGTCAGTCGCCGGTGTTGGCGAAGTAGATGGCGACCAGACCGGCCAGGGTGCCCAGCACCACCAGCTCCTCGGCCCGTCGCTGCCAGCCGGATTCGTTCACTTCGGCATTCGTGAAGTCGTAGGCGTCGGACTCGACGCCGGCGAGATCGTCGTCGTCGATGCGGTCGCCGAAACGCCGCTCGAGGCGCTGGCTCAACAGCAGGCGCCCCGTCTCCTCCGCCGTGATCTCGGCCATGACCGCCACCCGGAGATCGCGATCGACCCAGCGGCGCCAGATGCCGAGGGTCCGCCCGACGTCGGGATAGTCGAGACGGATGTTCTGGATGCTGAAGGCGAAGACGTAGTCGACGTCGGCCTGCTTGGCGGGCTCGTCCTGCGCCATGTAGAGCTCGTAGCCCATTTCCGCGAGCACGTCCGTGACGACGGGCAGGAAGATGTCGGTGCGCGGATCGTTGGACAGGGGAACCAGCCGCACCCGCGCAGGCGGCGGACCGAGATGTCCGGCGGCCTCCGCGGCGATCTCCCCCATGAGGGCCTGCACCAGCCACAGGTTGGTGCGGATGGTGTCGGCTCCGGCGGCCACGGGCAGCGACGTCGTGGCGGCCACGGCCGGGCTCCCCGCGAGATCGGGATCGACCTGCCCCACCCCCGGCGCGCCCTGGGACCATGCCGTGCCGGCGACCAGCCCGAGCAGCAGACCGACCAGCAGAATGTTGCGTACCGCCAACACCATCATCGCCCTTTCCGTCGCCTCGCGACTAGCGTCCGGGATCGGCCACGGGCCGTGCCCATACGTCGTAGGCCGTCACGCCGCCGAATTCGGCCCGCACCGTCTCCCCCGGACGCAGGCGGCTGCCCACCCCGGCCTCGCCGAGCGGCAGGACGACCACCCCGTCCAGATCGTAGCCGAAATGATAGCTCCGGCCCACGGCAAACGAAACCGCGGACTGGGCAACACCATCGAACCGTTCGCGTTCCCGATCGTCGCGCCAGGTGCCCTCGGCCAGGGACCCGAGCACCTCCGCCAGCCCGTGCGGATCGTCCGGCCCCGGGCGCACCACCGCGTCGATCACCACCTCGTGCACCTGGCCCAGGCGCTCCTCCTGCCGGGCGAGACTGATGTCCTCCTGCAGGTCGGTGATGAGGGCCTCGCGGTCGAGAATGACCTCGGCCGGGACCCGGTCGGGCAGACCCGCCGAGGGCGTGCCCGACTCCGCCGAATAGTGGTGGGTGCCCAGGTGGTCGAAACGCACCTCGGCCAGGAAGTCGGCCAGCTCCGCGACGTCCTCGTCCTCTTCGCCGGGAAAACCGAGCAGCGCCGTCGAGCGGAGCACCAGGTCGGGGCGTCCGTCCCGCAGCGCCCGGAAGAACCGGGCCGACGACTTCTCGCCGCCCGGGCGTTTCATGGCCTTCAGGATGCGGGGCGAGGCGTGCTGGATCGGCAGGTCGAGGTAGGGCGCCACCGCGGGCAGGTCGAGCAGCCGCCGCAGGTCGTCGACCGAAACCATGCCCGAGTAGAGGTAGAGCAGCCGGATCGTCCGCAGGCCGTCGACGCCGTCGAGATCGCGGACCAGGTCGTACAGCTTCTCGCCGGTGTCCCGGCCGTAGTCGCTCGTGTTCTGGGACACGAGCTGGATCTCGCTCACGCCCCGTTCGACCAGGCCCCGCACCTCGGCCAGGAGCTCGGCCCGGGAGCGGCTGCGCTGCTTGCCCCGGATCAGGGGAATGCGGCAGAACGTGCAGGCGCAGTTGCACCCCTCGCCGATCTTGACGAAGGC
The sequence above is drawn from the bacterium genome and encodes:
- a CDS encoding radical SAM protein is translated as MRKVFCATLGCDKNLVDSEALLGRFAIRGVQPVDDPDAADIWVLNSCGFIDAARSDSETTLRELCEAKEGRTLVVCGCWSQEHSARIRADFPAVDVVAGVGQFDQVVAACLGSAPAPAAAAPAASPFALAGPAVAPDALVVDPMVAPYQGLVDRPLLTPPHVAFVKIGEGCNCACTFCRIPLIRGKQRSRSRAELLAEVRGLVERGVSEIQLVSQNTSDYGRDTGEKLYDLVRDLDGVDGLRTIRLLYLYSGMVSVDDLRRLLDLPAVAPYLDLPIQHASPRILKAMKRPGGEKSSARFFRALRDGRPDLVLRSTALLGFPGEEDEDVAELADFLAEVRFDHLGTHHYSAESGTPSAGLPDRVPAEVILDREALITDLQEDISLARQEERLGQVHEVVIDAVVRPGPDDPHGLAEVLGSLAEGTWRDDRERERFDGVAQSAVSFAVGRSYHFGYDLDGVVVLPLGEAGVGSRLRPGETVRAEFGGVTAYDVWARPVADPGR